The Corynebacterium sphenisci DSM 44792 genome includes the window GGGTGCGGCCGGTCTCCAGGCGCACGTCCACCAGGGTCGCCGGGGCGAAGGCCTCCAGGGTGGCGTAGTGGGTCACCGCCGGTTTGCCGTCATCGCGCACGCAGAACCGCCAGCCCGCCGAGGGGTGCCGGCCGATCGGCGCGTCGATGGTGCCCGAGGAGGGATCGGGGTGGCCCTGCACCAGCGCGTGATAGCGCTTGGTCACCTCCCGGTTGCGGAAGGCCCGCTTGAGCATGGAGTAGCCGTGCTCGCTGGCGGCGACCACCATCACCCCGGAGGTGCCCACGTCGAGGCGCTGCACGATGCCCTGCCGCTCCGGCGGGCCGGAGGTGGCGATCCGGAACCCCGCGGCGGCCAGGCCGCCGACCACGGTGGGCCCGGACCAGCCGACCGTGGGGTGGGCGGCCACGCCCACCGGCTTATGCACCGCCACCAGGTCGGAGTCGTAGTAGAGCACCTCCATCCCGGCCACCGGCTCCGCCGCCGGCGCCGGCGGGCCGGGGGCCTCCGGCAGCAGCACCTCCAGCCAGGCGTCCTCCACCAGCCGGTCGGATTTGCCGACCGCCGCCCCGTCGAGGCTGACCTCCCCGGCGGCGGCGAGCCGGCCGGCGGTGGTGCGGGAGACCCCGAGCAGCTTCGCCAGGCCGGCGTCCACCCGCATCCCGGCCAGGCCCGCGGGCACCGGCATGGTCCTGGTCTCACGCATCGGCGTCCCCCTCGGCCGGGGCGAGCACCAGCCAGGCGGCGAGGATCACCACGCCGACGGTGATCGCCGAATCGGCGATGTTGAACACCGCGAACCCGCGCACCGAGATGAAGTCCACCACATGGCCCACGTAGAAGGCGGGCTCGCGCAGCAGCCGGTCCACCAGGTTGCCGGCCGCGCCCCCGGCGATGAGGCCCACCGCCGCCGCCGGCCAGGCCCGGTGCAGCCGCCCGGAGAACCACACCGCCGCGGCCAGGTAGCCCAGCTGGATGGTGGTGAACAGCCAGGTCGCGCCGGTGCCCATGGAGAAGGCCGCACCGGGGTTGCGCAGCAGGGTCAGCTGCAGCCACCGGCCGAGCACCGGCACCGGGGGCTCGCCCTCCAGGGCGCCGATGGCGGCGATCTTGGTCAGCTGGTCGAGGACCAGCACCACCACCAGGACGGCGGCGAACAGCCGCCGCCGGGGCGGGCGGCGCCCGCCCGCCGCGATGGCGGCGGCGCCGGGGTTCCCG containing:
- a CDS encoding RluA family pseudouridine synthase, with translation MRETRTMPVPAGLAGMRVDAGLAKLLGVSRTTAGRLAAAGEVSLDGAAVGKSDRLVEDAWLEVLLPEAPGPPAPAAEPVAGMEVLYYDSDLVAVHKPVGVAAHPTVGWSGPTVVGGLAAAGFRIATSGPPERQGIVQRLDVGTSGVMVVAASEHGYSMLKRAFRNREVTKRYHALVQGHPDPSSGTIDAPIGRHPSAGWRFCVRDDGKPAVTHYATLEAFAPATLVDVRLETGRTHQIRVHFSALNHPCVGDPMYGSDPALAERLGLTRQWLHAVAIGFHHPADGRWMEIECPYPEDLRYGLEVLRGQ
- the lspA gene encoding signal peptidase II codes for the protein MTDSATPDRPAAPAGNPGAAAIAAGGRRPPRRRLFAAVLVVVLVLDQLTKIAAIGALEGEPPVPVLGRWLQLTLLRNPGAAFSMGTGATWLFTTIQLGYLAAAVWFSGRLHRAWPAAAVGLIAGGAAGNLVDRLLREPAFYVGHVVDFISVRGFAVFNIADSAITVGVVILAAWLVLAPAEGDADA